The Zootoca vivipara chromosome 16, rZooViv1.1, whole genome shotgun sequence genome has a segment encoding these proteins:
- the LAG3 gene encoding lymphocyte activation gene 3 protein, with amino-acid sequence MAQPGADFLAVTLLASTPPGNQQPTCDIRVTTEAFDQRSTSVSLASGSCVVQPAAPLSNPSLFSQREEEEEEKLEGNHPLVPVTPTMTLLFFFLAVVLNLQLTIAQNVPCAPGEACRVWAEEGGRALLPCRLSRRRLKSSSRQLHKGLALRWVHHGDSSLRKRHSVLMVEPSGVKKMARSAMHRATVWDPGFLHGDFSLRIEPLRKEDAGTYVAVVKFAREELRCQLELGVVSVTPDSPGPLIESEPIQLTCNSTRPETPQETRWFHAGLLIATSGRFRSLNQTLVISRSFRSDSGPWVCELTFADGERIYAMYNLKVIGFAEPAVPVVYAAAGSDAHLPCLLNDNPTDYGISRVAVHWSYAARREPKAISTLSNGSSRNFTLHLPAVGLDDAGRYTCEVAIQGTNITKNITLAVMTVTPSTEGIIMEGSRLQLTCNLSYHTGKEHFTWKYLGLNPTNMSWPKAASKSFGLLSQGSTLEFSQVLPNDTGTWECSVHGPDGMSGSVQYRLEIAGARIALVQPRAAEKITVGLIAFLVILVSILALTCLKRRTRSRNFPALDLMLLASALPGKEVKDEGQKEKGLQI; translated from the exons ATGGCTCAGCCTGGGGCTGATTTCTTGGCTGTGACGTTGCTCGCTTCAACGCCGCCAGGAAACCAGCAGCCCACCTGCGATATAAGGGTGACTACAGAAGCCTTTGATCAGAGATCCACCTCCGTTTCCTTAGCCTCAGGTTCTTGTGTGGTCCAGCCTGCAGCTCCCCTTTCAAACCCTTCCCTTTTcagccagagggaggaggaggaggaggagaagcttgaGGGCAATCACCCACTTGTCCCTGTGACACCAACTATGACTTTACTATTCTTCTTCTTGGCTGTTGTCCTCAATCTGCAGCTGACTATTG CCCAAAATGTTCCCTGTGCACCAGGAGAAGCATGTAGGGTGTGGGCTGAAGAAGGCGGACGAGCTTTGCTTCCTTGTCGCCTGAGTCGTCGGAGGTTGAAGAGCAGCTCCAGGCAGCTGCACAAGGGATTAGCTCTTCGCTGGGTGCATCATGGAGACAG CTCCCTCAGGAAACGCCACTCGGTGCTCATGGTGGAGCCAAGCGGCGTCAAGAAAATGGCCCGTTCCGCAATGCACCGAGCAACCGTCTGGGACCCTGGCTTCCTCCATGGGGATTTTTCGCTCAGGATTGAGCCGCTGCGGAAAGAGGACGCAGGAACCTACGTGGCCGTGGTGAAATTTGCCAGAGAGGAGTTGCGCTGTCAGCTGGAGCTTGGCGTTGTGTCAG tGACGCCTGATTCTCCCGGTCCCCTGATTGAGTCTGAACCTATCCAGTTAACCTGCAACTCCACCCGTCCAGAAACCCCCCAAGAGACGCGCTGGTTCCATGCAGGTCTTCTCATCGCCACCTCTGGTCGGTTCCGTTCCCTGAACCAGACGCTGGTTATCTCCAGATCTTTCAGAAGTGATTCTGGGCCCTGGGTCTGTGAACTCACCTTTGCAGATGGGGAGAGAATTTATGCCATGTACAACCTGAAAGTCATAG GATTTGCTGAGCCAGCCGTACCTGTAGTCTACGCAGCAGCAGGATCTGATGCCCACCTGCCCTGCCTCCTGAATGACAATCCCACGGACTACGGCATTTCTAGGGTGGCAGTACATTGGAGCTACGCAGCAAGGAGAGAACCAAAGGCAATATCCACCCTCAGTAATGGAAGCAGCAGAAATTTTACCCTCCATCTTCCTGCGGTGGGTCTTGATGACGCAGGCCGGTACACCTGTGAGGTCGCCATTCAAGGAACAAACATCACGAAGAACATCACACTGGCAGTAATGACAG TCACCCCAAGCACTGAGGGGATCATCATGGAGGGATCTCGCCTGCAACTCACCTGCAATCTCAGCTACCACACAGGAAAGGAGCATTTTACCTGGAAGTACCTTGGTTTGAATCCCACAAACATGTCTTGGCCTAAGGCTGCCTCCAAGAGTTTTGGGCTCCTAAGCCAAGGCTCAACCCTGGAGTTTTCTCAGGTGTTGCCCAATGATACAGGTACCTGGGAATGCAGTGTCCATGGCCCAGATGGGATGTCAGGATCGGTGCAGTACCGCCTTGAAATTGCAG GTGCCCGGATTGCCCTTGTGCAGCCCAGAGCAGCTGAAAAGATCACTGTCGGGCTGATTGCCTTCCTTGTTATTCTAGTCTCCATCCTTGCTTTGACCTGCTTGAAAAGAAGG ACACGCTCCCGAAACTTCCCAGCATTGGATCTGATGCTGCTAGCTTCCGCTTTGCCGGGGAAAGAAGTAAAGGATGAAGGCCAGAAGGAGAAGGGCCTGCAGATTTAA